Proteins encoded in a region of the Brevefilum fermentans genome:
- a CDS encoding alpha-amylase family glycosyl hydrolase: MSEHEPIFLAQRTLERLQPRLETEFSAYAAQNPRAWGQFQTRLKQHFPRLFQILLHLYGNQYDFFYHIEVLLRLMAHAWTARDAELQALDAAREEHPNWFQSHQMLGGVCYTDLFAGNLAGIREKIPYFKTLGLTILHLMPLFKSPEGENDGGYAISSYREVDPRLGTMEELRALAKELRAEGISLVLDFVFNHTSSEHEWAVKARAGNPVYQDYYRMYPNRQMPDAYEAHLREIFPDEHPGAFTYFDDIDQWVWTTFHSNQWDLNYANPEVFNQMANEMLFLANQGVEVLRLDAVAFIWKELGTTCENLPEAHMLIQAFNAIARIAAPALLFKSEAIVHPDEVAKYIHSEECQLSYNPLLMALLWNSLATREVDLLHYSMSNRFALPPGCAWVNYVRCHDDIGWTFSDEDASALGINAFDHRQFLNAFFTGVFEGSFGRGLPFQENPKTRDARISGTCASLAGLEKAITEETEVEVDIAIRRILLIHNVILSIGGIPLIYLGDEVGTLNDYSYRQNPAKADDSRWVHRPEADPELYALSTDESTISGKIFHGLRNLIELRKSTPIIQQGLPEFIDSGNPHVFAYRHADEATNILFLNNFSDQPQTVSNNVLRLCNLAFPLVDMVSGTVINGDSVLSLAPCQYLWLQSES; the protein is encoded by the coding sequence ATGTCTGAGCACGAGCCAATTTTTTTAGCACAACGTACATTAGAAAGGCTGCAGCCGCGACTGGAAACTGAATTTTCGGCGTATGCTGCGCAAAACCCCCGGGCGTGGGGGCAATTTCAAACCCGCTTGAAGCAGCATTTTCCGCGTTTATTTCAAATCCTGCTGCACCTTTACGGCAACCAGTACGATTTTTTCTATCACATTGAAGTTCTGCTGCGATTGATGGCGCATGCCTGGACTGCGAGGGACGCTGAACTGCAGGCGCTGGATGCTGCCCGCGAGGAACACCCGAACTGGTTTCAGAGCCATCAGATGCTGGGCGGCGTGTGTTATACCGATCTTTTTGCTGGCAACCTGGCAGGCATTCGTGAAAAAATTCCCTATTTCAAGACACTTGGTCTGACCATCCTGCACTTAATGCCCTTGTTTAAAAGCCCCGAGGGCGAAAATGATGGCGGTTACGCCATCAGCAGCTATCGGGAAGTCGATCCACGGCTGGGCACTATGGAAGAACTGCGTGCACTGGCTAAAGAATTGCGCGCCGAAGGCATCAGCCTGGTGCTTGACTTTGTGTTCAACCACACCTCCAGCGAACATGAGTGGGCTGTCAAGGCGCGGGCTGGCAACCCGGTCTACCAGGATTATTACCGCATGTACCCCAACCGCCAGATGCCCGACGCCTATGAAGCTCACCTGCGCGAAATTTTTCCTGATGAGCACCCGGGTGCATTTACTTATTTTGACGATATCGACCAATGGGTATGGACCACTTTCCACAGCAATCAGTGGGACCTCAATTATGCCAACCCGGAAGTTTTCAACCAGATGGCCAATGAGATGCTCTTTTTAGCCAACCAGGGGGTGGAAGTCTTACGCCTGGATGCAGTGGCCTTCATCTGGAAAGAGCTGGGAACCACCTGCGAAAACCTGCCCGAAGCGCACATGCTGATCCAGGCATTCAATGCTATTGCCAGGATTGCCGCGCCCGCCCTGCTCTTTAAGTCAGAAGCAATTGTGCACCCCGATGAAGTGGCTAAATATATTCATTCTGAGGAATGCCAGCTATCTTACAACCCCCTGTTGATGGCGCTGCTGTGGAACAGCCTGGCTACCCGTGAGGTAGATCTTCTGCATTACTCAATGTCTAACCGGTTTGCGCTTCCACCGGGATGCGCCTGGGTCAACTATGTGCGCTGCCACGATGACATCGGCTGGACTTTTTCCGATGAAGATGCCAGCGCTTTGGGCATCAACGCCTTTGACCACCGTCAATTTCTGAACGCATTTTTCACCGGTGTCTTTGAGGGCAGCTTTGGGCGCGGTTTGCCCTTTCAGGAAAACCCAAAAACTCGCGACGCCCGCATCTCCGGCACCTGTGCCTCTCTGGCTGGTTTAGAAAAAGCCATCACCGAAGAGACCGAGGTTGAGGTCGATATCGCCATCCGCCGGATTTTGCTGATCCACAATGTGATCCTTTCCATTGGTGGGATACCGCTGATCTACCTGGGAGATGAGGTGGGAACCCTCAACGATTACTCCTATCGCCAGAACCCGGCTAAAGCCGATGATAGCCGCTGGGTGCACCGCCCGGAAGCTGACCCGGAACTTTATGCCCTCAGCACCGATGAGAGCACGATCTCCGGAAAAATATTTCACGGTTTAAGAAACCTGATTGAGCTCAGGAAATCAACGCCCATAATTCAACAGGGGCTGCCTGAGTTTATCGATTCAGGCAACCCGCACGTGTTTGCCTATCGCCATGCGGACGAAGCAACGAATATTTTGTTCCTGAATAACTTCAGCGATCAACCTCAGACCGTATCAAACAATGTGCTGCGGCTGTGCAACCTGGCGTTCCCCCTCGTGGACATGGTCAGCGGAACCGTGATAAATGGCGACTCCGTCCTATCCCTGGCGCCCTGTCAATACCTGTGGTTGCAGTCAGAATCATAG
- a CDS encoding PfkB family carbohydrate kinase, whose protein sequence is MVDVITLGELLIDFVPTVSGVTLIDAPAFKKAPGGAPANVAAGLVKLGVSSAFLGKVGNDAFGLFLKATLDQSGVDTRGLVFSQDARTALAFVSLRADGEREFMFYRHPSADMLFSPEEVAVDLIRAAKILHIGSISLISEPSRSATLTALKVARQQGLLVSYDPNLRLMLWPDAPAAKKGILSIWEQAHLVKVSVEELFFLTGVEDLDRAVEALWHDDLRLFVVTLGADGCRYYTPRIKGQVQGFNVQAVDTTGAGDGFVAGLLMGLLNHPAAWHEDHVLRDVCRVANAVGALTTTQRGAIPALPTKSQVEAFLQAAEPGYEGPTNKASLG, encoded by the coding sequence ATGGTTGATGTGATCACCTTAGGCGAATTATTGATCGATTTTGTCCCCACGGTCTCCGGGGTGACGCTCATCGACGCGCCGGCGTTTAAAAAAGCGCCTGGCGGTGCGCCCGCCAACGTGGCAGCAGGGCTGGTGAAACTGGGCGTCTCGAGCGCGTTCCTGGGGAAGGTGGGCAATGACGCCTTCGGTTTGTTTCTAAAAGCAACGCTGGACCAATCAGGCGTGGATACGCGCGGGCTGGTGTTCTCACAGGATGCGCGTACCGCGCTGGCTTTCGTCTCGTTGCGGGCTGATGGCGAACGTGAATTTATGTTTTATCGGCACCCCAGCGCAGACATGCTTTTTTCGCCGGAAGAAGTCGCTGTGGATCTCATTCGAGCGGCAAAAATCCTTCACATCGGGTCGATCAGCCTGATCAGTGAACCCTCCAGGAGTGCCACGCTGACCGCTTTGAAGGTTGCCCGCCAACAGGGTCTTCTTGTATCCTATGACCCTAATTTGCGCCTGATGCTGTGGCCTGATGCCCCGGCTGCAAAAAAGGGCATTTTGAGCATTTGGGAGCAGGCGCACCTGGTTAAGGTCAGTGTGGAAGAGCTTTTTTTTCTGACCGGTGTGGAAGATCTCGACCGGGCTGTGGAAGCGCTCTGGCATGATGATTTGCGTTTGTTCGTGGTGACCCTGGGGGCGGATGGCTGCCGGTATTACACACCCCGAATCAAGGGACAGGTGCAGGGCTTTAACGTCCAGGCGGTCGACACAACGGGTGCCGGCGATGGATTTGTCGCCGGTCTGTTGATGGGTCTGCTCAATCACCCGGCAGCCTGGCATGAAGACCATGTGCTCAGGGATGTCTGCCGAGTGGCGAATGCCGTCGGTGCGCTGACCACTACACAACGCGGGGCGATCCCGGCTTTGCCCACCAAATCGCAGGTGGAGGCATTCTTGCAGGCTGCTGAACCCGGCTATGAGGGACCTACGAATAAGGCATCATTGGGTTGA
- a CDS encoding LacI family DNA-binding transcriptional regulator, with the protein MSSKSSRTPTIYDVAKAAGVSISTVSRVINASSSVSDDTRERVQKAIDRLAFVPKAEARARAMKDFARIGVLTPFFTAPAFVQRLRGVAQGLLSTRYELTIFTIESLDHLNYYLATLPVTGHLEGLILLSLRVNDESAKKLKDHGLETVLIEFPRQDLNTVEIDDIAGGEMAAEYLISKGHQRLAFLGDTTDLGEFAILPITMRLLGFQKGIEKAGLSLPIDFICTSQYTVIDAERQIEPLLTRPDRPTAIFCATDMQALGVLNKARALGLRIPQDLAVLGFDNLDLADYVGLSTIHQSLDESGRLAVEILLSRIKDPERPLRHVRLPLTIIERQTT; encoded by the coding sequence ATGAGTTCGAAATCCAGCCGTACACCCACCATTTACGATGTCGCAAAGGCGGCAGGCGTGTCCATCTCCACCGTTTCGCGGGTGATCAACGCCAGCTCCAGCGTTAGCGATGACACGCGTGAACGCGTCCAGAAGGCAATCGACCGCCTGGCGTTTGTCCCCAAGGCAGAAGCACGCGCCCGGGCAATGAAGGATTTTGCCCGCATTGGCGTGCTGACGCCCTTTTTTACCGCCCCAGCCTTTGTCCAGCGCTTGCGCGGCGTGGCACAAGGGCTGCTTTCAACCCGTTACGAGCTGACCATTTTTACCATTGAATCCCTTGACCACCTGAACTACTACCTGGCGACCCTGCCAGTCACCGGTCACCTGGAGGGTCTGATCTTGCTCTCCTTGCGCGTCAACGATGAATCGGCGAAAAAACTAAAAGATCATGGTCTGGAAACGGTTCTGATCGAGTTTCCCCGGCAAGACCTCAACACAGTCGAAATTGATGATATTGCCGGGGGCGAAATGGCGGCTGAATACCTGATCAGCAAGGGACATCAGCGACTGGCCTTCCTTGGCGACACCACCGACCTGGGTGAATTTGCCATTTTACCGATTACGATGCGGTTGCTCGGATTTCAAAAAGGGATTGAAAAAGCCGGGTTGTCCTTACCGATTGATTTTATCTGTACTTCGCAGTATACCGTCATCGACGCCGAACGTCAGATTGAACCCCTGCTGACCCGACCCGACCGCCCAACTGCTATCTTTTGTGCCACGGATATGCAAGCCCTGGGTGTGCTTAACAAAGCGCGCGCGCTGGGGTTGCGCATCCCGCAGGACCTGGCTGTCCTGGGATTCGACAACCTGGATTTGGCTGACTACGTGGGCTTGAGCACCATCCACCAGTCCCTGGACGAATCCGGGCGGCTGGCCGTTGAAATCCTGCTCTCCCGCATCAAAGATCCCGAGCGTCCCTTGCGACATGTCCGCTTGCCACTCACCATCATTGAACGGCAGACCACGTAA
- a CDS encoding potassium channel beta subunit family protein: MEYRNLGKAGVKVSELSLGAWVTYGFQFGLQEAKEIMAAAFDAGVNFFDNAEAYAAGEAEIIMGQAFKELGWARKDYLVSTKIFWGGNGPNDRGLSYKHIIEGTNNALKRLNLEYVDLIFAHRPDPETPIEETVFAFNQVIREGKAFYWGTSEWSAADIMRATDFARRNSLRPPSMEQPEYNLLHRYRFEVEYAPLYKELGYGTTTWSPLYSGLLTGKYNEGKIPKGSRGDLKAYAFLREKFEDEKKLAVARKLTEVSDDLGVSLAQMSLAWLLKNPNVSTVITGATRVSQVEENMKAVEIKDRLTDDVMARIDEIIKDVEF; encoded by the coding sequence ATGGAATATCGAAATTTAGGAAAAGCGGGTGTTAAAGTCTCAGAGCTCTCACTAGGTGCCTGGGTGACTTACGGATTTCAATTTGGTCTACAGGAAGCCAAGGAGATTATGGCGGCGGCTTTTGACGCCGGTGTGAACTTCTTCGATAATGCTGAGGCTTATGCTGCCGGTGAGGCAGAGATCATCATGGGTCAAGCCTTCAAGGAGCTGGGCTGGGCGCGTAAGGATTACCTGGTCTCGACCAAGATCTTTTGGGGTGGAAATGGGCCTAACGACCGTGGGCTTTCTTACAAACACATCATCGAAGGCACCAACAATGCGCTCAAACGTCTGAATCTGGAGTATGTTGACCTGATCTTTGCCCATCGCCCGGACCCCGAAACGCCAATCGAAGAAACGGTGTTTGCCTTTAACCAGGTCATCCGGGAAGGCAAAGCCTTCTATTGGGGCACTTCGGAATGGTCCGCCGCAGATATCATGCGAGCCACAGACTTTGCCCGTCGCAACAGCCTGCGACCGCCCAGCATGGAACAACCCGAATACAACTTGCTCCACCGTTACCGGTTTGAAGTGGAATATGCACCGCTGTATAAGGAGCTGGGTTACGGCACAACCACCTGGAGCCCGTTGTACAGCGGCTTGCTGACCGGCAAGTATAACGAGGGAAAAATCCCCAAGGGCAGTCGGGGTGATCTGAAAGCCTACGCGTTTTTGCGAGAGAAATTTGAAGATGAGAAGAAATTAGCGGTCGCCCGAAAACTGACCGAGGTGTCGGATGACCTGGGAGTCAGCCTGGCGCAGATGTCCCTCGCCTGGCTGTTGAAGAATCCGAACGTCAGCACCGTGATCACCGGCGCAACGCGGGTCTCGCAGGTTGAAGAAAACATGAAAGCTGTGGAGATCAAAGACCGTCTCACCGATGATGTGATGGCGCGCATTGATGAGATCATCAAGGACGTGGAATTCTAA
- the mgtA gene encoding magnesium-translocating P-type ATPase — MTNKNNTNSFVAAPGDIVRNGEVNQRLLDASRNKMPIVYDLLESSESGKTEEQIKTARHLYGENIVTYEKGDSVFKRLVDAFINPFTLILIALAVVSAFTDIILAGAGEKDFTTVLIIVAMVLISGILRFVQETRSGNAAEKLLEMIETTANIERIGEGAKEIPLDEIVVGDIVHLSAGDMIPADIRVIQAKDLFISQAALTGESEAVEKTSTIIEDDSTVLEKNNLAFMGTNVLSGYAKGIVVATGNDTIFGGIAQELKKEPIVTSFEKGVNAVSWVLIRFMMVMVPIVFVINGLTKGDWLSALLFAISVAVGLTPEMLPMIVTAGLAKGAIAMSKEKVIIKNLNSIQNLGAIDILCTDKTGTLTEDKIILQYHLDIDGNSDTRVLRHGFLNSYYQTGLKNLLDIAIINKTMELKDHDENIKSSIHRYVKVDEVPFDFERRRMSVVVEDETGKRQMITKGAVEEMLTISTFVEYKGEVVELTEKKKEIVLKKVQELNSDGMRVIAVSQKTNPSPVGEFSIEDESDMVLIGYLAFLDPPKVSATAAIEALKAHGVNVKVVTGDNEEVAKSVCKQIGMKFDKVYIGSDVDDLSDQELGDLAEKATIFAKMSPSQKSRLINALREKGHSVGYMGDGINDAGALEAADVGISVDNAVDIAKESADVILLEKDLMVLENGILEGRKTYANIIKYIKMTASSNFGNVFSVLVASAFLPFLPMASLHLILLNLIYDLSCIAIPWDNVDKEFLEKPRTWDASLVTKFMLWIGPTSSVFDITTYLLMYFIIAPMFTGGLLFHQLTDPKMMALYIAVFQAGWFVESMWSQTLVIHMIRTPKIPFIQSRASTELIALTFAGIAVLTVIPFTGFGASIGLAPLPSIYFVYLGITVVLYMVLVTIVKNLYVKKYKELL, encoded by the coding sequence ATGACGAACAAAAACAATACCAATTCATTCGTTGCTGCCCCAGGGGATATCGTCAGAAACGGTGAAGTCAATCAGAGGCTTTTGGATGCATCCAGAAACAAGATGCCAATTGTCTATGACCTGCTGGAGAGTTCGGAAAGCGGCAAAACAGAAGAGCAGATAAAAACCGCCAGACATCTGTACGGGGAAAATATCGTCACTTACGAGAAAGGTGATTCCGTATTCAAACGGCTGGTTGATGCGTTTATCAATCCATTCACTTTGATTCTAATTGCCCTGGCTGTCGTATCTGCTTTCACTGATATTATCTTAGCCGGTGCGGGCGAAAAAGATTTTACAACCGTTTTGATCATCGTCGCGATGGTGTTGATTTCGGGAATACTGCGATTTGTTCAGGAGACTAGAAGTGGAAACGCAGCCGAAAAACTGCTCGAGATGATTGAAACCACCGCGAACATTGAAAGAATTGGTGAAGGGGCGAAAGAAATCCCTTTAGATGAAATCGTTGTCGGTGATATTGTGCATTTATCCGCCGGGGATATGATCCCTGCTGATATTCGTGTCATCCAGGCGAAAGACTTATTTATCAGTCAAGCTGCATTAACCGGGGAGAGCGAAGCTGTAGAAAAAACTTCAACAATTATTGAAGATGACAGCACTGTCCTGGAAAAGAATAACCTGGCTTTTATGGGCACCAACGTGCTCAGTGGTTACGCAAAGGGAATCGTTGTTGCCACCGGCAATGACACGATCTTTGGCGGAATTGCTCAGGAATTAAAAAAGGAACCGATTGTTACCAGCTTTGAAAAGGGCGTAAATGCGGTCTCCTGGGTTTTAATCAGGTTTATGATGGTGATGGTTCCAATTGTTTTTGTGATCAACGGCCTCACAAAAGGGGATTGGTTAAGCGCCTTGTTGTTTGCAATTTCGGTTGCGGTTGGTTTGACCCCAGAAATGTTGCCGATGATTGTGACCGCTGGACTGGCGAAAGGTGCGATCGCGATGTCTAAGGAAAAGGTAATCATTAAAAATTTAAACTCAATTCAAAATTTAGGCGCAATTGATATTCTTTGCACCGATAAAACAGGAACCCTTACCGAAGACAAAATTATTTTACAGTACCACTTAGATATTGATGGCAACAGCGACACCCGGGTGCTGCGACATGGATTTTTAAATAGTTATTACCAGACGGGTTTAAAGAATTTATTGGATATCGCCATCATTAATAAAACCATGGAATTAAAAGATCATGATGAAAACATCAAAAGCAGCATACATCGCTATGTGAAAGTCGATGAAGTTCCATTTGATTTCGAACGGAGAAGAATGAGCGTGGTGGTCGAAGATGAAACCGGTAAACGGCAGATGATCACCAAAGGCGCCGTTGAAGAAATGCTGACCATCTCAACCTTTGTGGAATATAAAGGAGAAGTTGTTGAACTTACCGAGAAAAAGAAGGAAATCGTCCTGAAAAAAGTTCAGGAGTTAAATAGCGATGGCATGCGGGTCATCGCGGTTTCACAGAAAACAAACCCCTCACCCGTTGGTGAATTTTCCATTGAAGATGAGAGCGACATGGTTTTAATTGGCTATCTTGCGTTTCTTGACCCACCAAAAGTAAGCGCAACTGCCGCTATCGAAGCGTTAAAAGCCCATGGCGTTAATGTGAAGGTCGTTACAGGGGACAATGAAGAAGTCGCCAAAAGCGTCTGTAAACAAATTGGCATGAAATTCGACAAAGTTTACATTGGTTCAGACGTTGACGACCTTTCAGATCAAGAACTGGGCGATCTGGCAGAAAAGGCAACAATTTTTGCAAAAATGTCGCCTTCACAAAAATCCAGGTTGATCAATGCTTTGCGGGAAAAGGGGCACTCTGTAGGGTATATGGGCGATGGCATTAACGATGCCGGGGCGCTGGAAGCAGCAGATGTGGGCATTTCCGTTGACAATGCAGTCGATATCGCCAAGGAATCAGCCGATGTGATCTTGCTGGAAAAAGATTTAATGGTGCTTGAAAATGGTATTCTTGAAGGCAGAAAAACCTATGCGAATATCATTAAGTACATCAAGATGACAGCCTCTTCGAATTTCGGAAATGTTTTTTCTGTATTGGTGGCGAGCGCATTTCTGCCCTTCCTGCCAATGGCGTCTTTGCACCTGATTTTGCTCAATTTGATTTATGATCTTTCCTGCATTGCCATTCCGTGGGACAACGTCGATAAAGAATTTCTAGAAAAGCCCAGAACTTGGGATGCCAGCTTGGTAACAAAATTTATGCTCTGGATCGGGCCAACCAGTTCTGTGTTTGACATCACGACCTATTTATTAATGTACTTTATCATCGCGCCCATGTTCACAGGCGGGTTACTGTTTCATCAATTAACCGATCCAAAAATGATGGCATTGTACATTGCCGTCTTCCAGGCGGGCTGGTTTGTGGAATCAATGTGGAGTCAGACCCTGGTGATTCATATGATCCGAACGCCAAAGATCCCTTTCATTCAAAGCCGTGCTTCAACAGAGCTGATTGCCCTCACCTTTGCCGGAATCGCCGTGCTGACGGTCATCCCATTTACCGGTTTTGGCGCCTCGATCGGCCTCGCGCCGCTGCCCAGTATTTATTTTGTGTATTTGGGCATTACGGTTGTCCTGTATATGGTGTTGGTGACAATCGTAAAAAACCTGTATGTAAAAAAATATAAAGAGCTCCTGTAA
- the polA gene encoding DNA polymerase I, whose translation MPPILYLLDGHGLAYRAYFALTAGGTRSNAFQTNSGEPTAGVYGFTSILMRIFQQENPDYLAVVFDKGKSFRHEIYEGYKGTRAKMPDDLRGQVERMREIVDAFNIPRLELENYEADDVLGSVAHWAAEEQGLGVKIITGDKDLLQLVTDRVVVNLAGTKLSEAKDYFPEDVVEKMGVPPEKVVDLKALSGDPSDNIPGVRGIGEKTAVKLLNEYGSLDGIYEHLDEITGRAKSALEAGRESAYMSRELARIVTDLDIKVNLDQARIDHFNPKAVENLFRELEFRSLVEQLNTLVGKMHPQATRSGQMDLFDQAASNLPASEQPGLVKTTIVDTPERLQELAKVLSGAEQIAFDTETNDTDPMRARLVGISLAVDPEHGYYIPLGHQQGEQLTIEEVFKALAGAMTDKNIGKVGHNLKFDYLVLKRAGLTVEPLTFDTMVAEWLINPASRNLGLKNLAWVRLGYEMTRIEELIGKGRGQKTMDQVPIAEAAGYAAADAAICLRLIPQLRDELGSHNAQKLFDTMEMPLVPVLAGMEEVGFSLDTAFFKNFSHELEGKLAEIEARIQTAVGYAFNLNSTQQLSEALFNKLGLEPPDRARKTSSGLYSTAADVLEAMTGQHPVVAWVLEYRELEKLRSTYVDALPLQVNPDTGRVHTSFNQTGTVTGRIASSNPNLQNIPIRTEIGRRVREGFIAQPGWLLMSVDYSQIELRIVAHMSQDEAMLAAFRAGQDIHSTTAAAVHGIDLAEVTPEMRRHAKAINFGLIYGMSAFGLTNATDLTLAEAENFIEAYFKEFPGVKNYLQGIRKQAAQQGYVETLLGRRRYFPNLKSGAPHNIRQREEREAINAPIQGTAADIIKLAMLRLPVEIKKAGLGVRMLLQVHDELIFEVPEDELQQTVKLVQSVMENAYTLSIPIGTEARVGKSWGVMEEV comes from the coding sequence ATGCCCCCAATCCTTTATTTACTCGACGGTCACGGTCTGGCGTATCGGGCGTATTTTGCCCTGACCGCAGGCGGCACCCGCTCCAATGCCTTCCAGACCAACAGCGGTGAGCCCACCGCGGGCGTGTATGGCTTTACCAGCATCCTCATGCGTATCTTTCAACAGGAAAACCCGGATTACCTGGCAGTGGTTTTTGATAAAGGCAAGTCCTTCCGTCACGAAATCTATGAAGGCTATAAAGGCACCCGGGCAAAGATGCCCGATGACCTGCGCGGGCAGGTCGAGCGCATGCGGGAGATTGTGGACGCTTTCAACATCCCCCGCTTGGAGCTGGAGAATTACGAAGCCGATGATGTGCTGGGCAGCGTGGCACACTGGGCTGCCGAAGAGCAGGGGCTAGGCGTTAAGATCATCACTGGCGATAAGGACTTACTGCAACTGGTCACCGACCGGGTGGTGGTTAACCTGGCGGGCACCAAGCTCTCGGAGGCTAAAGATTATTTTCCAGAAGACGTGGTGGAGAAAATGGGCGTGCCACCTGAAAAGGTGGTTGATTTAAAAGCCCTGAGCGGCGACCCCTCCGATAATATCCCTGGCGTGAGGGGCATCGGTGAAAAAACGGCTGTAAAACTGCTGAATGAATACGGGTCGTTGGATGGCATTTACGAGCACCTGGACGAGATCACCGGGCGGGCTAAATCCGCCCTGGAGGCGGGCAGGGAGTCCGCCTACATGAGCCGTGAATTAGCCCGGATCGTTACCGACCTGGACATAAAAGTCAATTTAGATCAGGCACGTATTGACCATTTCAACCCCAAAGCGGTGGAGAACCTGTTCCGCGAGCTGGAATTCCGCAGCCTGGTTGAACAATTGAATACCCTGGTGGGGAAAATGCATCCGCAGGCGACCCGGAGCGGCCAGATGGACTTGTTTGACCAGGCCGCATCAAACCTGCCTGCTTCAGAGCAACCTGGATTGGTGAAAACGACGATTGTTGATACACCCGAAAGGCTGCAAGAACTGGCAAAGGTCCTTTCTGGTGCTGAGCAGATCGCCTTTGATACCGAGACCAACGATACCGACCCGATGCGCGCCAGGTTGGTCGGCATTTCACTGGCAGTTGATCCCGAGCACGGATACTACATCCCACTCGGGCATCAGCAGGGCGAGCAGTTGACCATTGAGGAGGTTTTTAAAGCCCTGGCAGGGGCGATGACGGACAAAAACATCGGCAAAGTCGGTCACAACCTGAAATTTGATTATTTAGTCCTCAAGCGCGCCGGACTGACCGTGGAGCCACTGACCTTTGATACGATGGTCGCTGAATGGCTGATCAACCCGGCTTCGCGCAACCTGGGCTTGAAGAACCTGGCTTGGGTGCGCCTGGGCTACGAAATGACCCGGATTGAAGAACTGATTGGCAAAGGGCGAGGACAAAAGACCATGGACCAGGTGCCGATCGCTGAGGCAGCCGGTTACGCTGCAGCGGACGCGGCCATCTGCCTGCGCTTGATTCCACAACTGCGGGATGAATTGGGCAGCCACAACGCACAAAAACTCTTTGATACCATGGAAATGCCCCTGGTACCGGTGCTGGCTGGAATGGAAGAAGTCGGCTTCAGCCTCGATACCGCTTTCTTTAAAAATTTTTCTCACGAGTTGGAAGGTAAACTGGCAGAGATCGAAGCCCGGATTCAAACTGCGGTGGGATATGCGTTTAATTTAAACTCCACCCAGCAGCTTTCAGAAGCCCTGTTTAATAAGCTCGGGCTTGAACCGCCCGATCGGGCGCGCAAAACAAGTTCTGGCTTGTATTCCACGGCGGCTGATGTTTTAGAGGCGATGACCGGGCAGCATCCCGTGGTGGCCTGGGTATTGGAATACCGCGAACTGGAAAAATTGCGTTCCACCTATGTGGATGCATTGCCCTTGCAGGTCAACCCCGATACCGGGCGCGTGCATACCTCGTTTAACCAGACGGGCACCGTCACCGGGCGGATTGCCTCTTCCAACCCCAACCTGCAAAACATCCCCATTCGGACTGAAATCGGTCGAAGGGTGCGGGAAGGTTTTATTGCCCAACCGGGCTGGTTGTTAATGTCGGTGGATTATTCGCAAATTGAGCTGCGCATCGTGGCTCACATGTCGCAGGATGAAGCCATGCTGGCTGCCTTTAGAGCCGGGCAGGATATCCACTCCACCACGGCGGCAGCCGTCCACGGGATCGACCTGGCGGAAGTCACGCCTGAAATGCGCCGACATGCCAAGGCGATCAACTTCGGCCTGATCTATGGGATGAGCGCCTTCGGGCTGACCAACGCCACCGATCTGACCCTGGCTGAAGCCGAAAATTTTATCGAAGCCTATTTTAAGGAATTCCCGGGGGTCAAAAATTACTTGCAGGGCATCCGTAAGCAGGCTGCGCAGCAGGGCTATGTTGAGACCCTCTTGGGTCGCCGCCGGTACTTCCCCAACCTGAAAAGCGGTGCGCCGCACAACATCCGCCAGCGCGAGGAACGCGAAGCGATCAATGCCCCCATCCAGGGCACGGCAGCAGACATCATCAAACTGGCGATGCTCAGGCTTCCGGTCGAGATCAAAAAAGCCGGCCTGGGAGTGCGCATGCTGCTGCAGGTGCACGACGAGTTGATCTTCGAAGTGCCCGAGGACGAACTGCAGCAAACGGTGAAACTGGTGCAGTCAGTGATGGAAAACGCCTACACCTTATCCATTCCCATCGGTACCGAAGCCAGGGTTGGAAAAAGCTGGGGTGTGATGGAGGAAGTCTGA